A part of Sebastes fasciatus isolate fSebFas1 chromosome 10, fSebFas1.pri, whole genome shotgun sequence genomic DNA contains:
- the LOC141774864 gene encoding signal-regulatory protein beta-2-like isoform X1, whose translation MMIVFYFLLMLRVGRCTDDQIFETKTVGVGDDVRLTCTRRFSGSLFWIRLVSGDIPKILGKTYGFERDPRITATEEPGTFVLHIRNARLSDTAVYYCVKTYQQKFTFLKGTDLRVEGPDPDITAAPPSDPVRPGASVTPQCSVLSDSENKTCPGEHSVCCFRAGSYQYRPSCNYTQGNGVKEHEKNSEGLSTKKCVYSFFKNVSSSDAGTYYCAVATCEEIFNGNSSKLEAEAVWDSQKHNTILVLLCAALAISLIVIAFLIYSIKKLKKKSCNVYNAAVVQINAATASGLQQSQQTDEDSLVYSAPTFTGRKTSKGGTRGAKAEEEESIYTDVRAPGLD comes from the exons ATGATGATCgtgttttattttctgctgaTGCTCAGAGTCGGGC GATGCACAGATGATCAGATCTTTGAGACAAAGACTGTTGGTGTTGGAGATGATGTGAGGCTGACTTGTACCCGCAGGTTTTCAGGAAGCTTGTTTTGGATCAGGCTTGTTTCTGGAGACATTCCTAAAATCTTGGGAAAAACCTATGGCTTTGAGAGAGATCCTCGCATTACAGCCACAGAAGAGCCTGGAACATTTGTTCTGCATATTAGAAATGCAAGGCTAAGTGATACTGCAGTTTACTACTGTGTGAAAACATACCAACAAAAGTTCACATTTTTGAAAGGAACAGACCTGAGAGTTGAAG GACCAGACCCTGATATCACCGCAGCCCCTCCATCTGATCCAGTCCGTCCAGGAGCCTCAGTGACTCCGCAGTGTTCAGTCCTCTCTGACTCTGAGAACAAAACGTGTCCAGGAGAACACAGTGTGTGCTGTTTTAGAGCTGGATCATATCAATATCGTCCAAGTTGTAATTATACTCAAGGAAACGGTGTTAAAGAACATGAAAAGAACTCAGAGGGACTCTCGACAAAGAAATGTGTCTACAGTTTCTTCAAGAACGTCAGCTCCTCTGATGCCGGGACTTATTACTGCGCTGTGGCCACGTGTGAGGAGATATTTAATGGAAACAGCTCAAAACTCGAGGCTGAAG CAGTGTGGGATTCGCAGAAGCACAATACAATCCTCGTTCTGTTATGTGCTGCTTTGGCTATAAGTCTGATTGTTATAGCCTTTCTCATTTATTCAATTAAGAAACTCAAGAAAAAATCGTGTAACGTTTACAACG CTGCAGTTGTGCAAATAAATGCTGCAACAGCCAGTGGTCTTCAGCAAAGTCAGCAG ACAGATGAGGATTCATTGGTTTATTCTGCACCAACCTTCACTGGTAGGAAAACTAGCAAAGGAGGGACAAGGGGTGCaaaagcagaggaggaagagagtaTCTACACTGACGTCAGGGCTCCGGGGCTGGATTAA
- the LOC141774864 gene encoding uncharacterized protein LOC141774864 isoform X2 translates to MMIVFYFLLMLRVGRCTDDQIFETKTVGVGDDVRLTCTRRFSGSLFWIRLVSGDIPKILGKTYGFERDPRITATEEPGTFVLHIRNARLSDTAVYYCVKTYQQKFTFLKGTDLRVEGPDPDITAAPPSDPVRPGASVTPQCSVLSDSENKTCPGEHSVCCFRAGSYQYRPSCNYTQGNGVKEHEKNSEGLSTKKCVYSFFKNVSSSDAGTYYCAVATCEEIFNGNSSKLEAEVWDSQKHNTILVLLCAALAISLIVIAFLIYSIKKLKKKSCNVYNAAVVQINAATASGLQQSQQTDEDSLVYSAPTFTGRKTSKGGTRGAKAEEEESIYTDVRAPGLD, encoded by the exons ATGATGATCgtgttttattttctgctgaTGCTCAGAGTCGGGC GATGCACAGATGATCAGATCTTTGAGACAAAGACTGTTGGTGTTGGAGATGATGTGAGGCTGACTTGTACCCGCAGGTTTTCAGGAAGCTTGTTTTGGATCAGGCTTGTTTCTGGAGACATTCCTAAAATCTTGGGAAAAACCTATGGCTTTGAGAGAGATCCTCGCATTACAGCCACAGAAGAGCCTGGAACATTTGTTCTGCATATTAGAAATGCAAGGCTAAGTGATACTGCAGTTTACTACTGTGTGAAAACATACCAACAAAAGTTCACATTTTTGAAAGGAACAGACCTGAGAGTTGAAG GACCAGACCCTGATATCACCGCAGCCCCTCCATCTGATCCAGTCCGTCCAGGAGCCTCAGTGACTCCGCAGTGTTCAGTCCTCTCTGACTCTGAGAACAAAACGTGTCCAGGAGAACACAGTGTGTGCTGTTTTAGAGCTGGATCATATCAATATCGTCCAAGTTGTAATTATACTCAAGGAAACGGTGTTAAAGAACATGAAAAGAACTCAGAGGGACTCTCGACAAAGAAATGTGTCTACAGTTTCTTCAAGAACGTCAGCTCCTCTGATGCCGGGACTTATTACTGCGCTGTGGCCACGTGTGAGGAGATATTTAATGGAAACAGCTCAAAACTCGAGGCTGAAG TGTGGGATTCGCAGAAGCACAATACAATCCTCGTTCTGTTATGTGCTGCTTTGGCTATAAGTCTGATTGTTATAGCCTTTCTCATTTATTCAATTAAGAAACTCAAGAAAAAATCGTGTAACGTTTACAACG CTGCAGTTGTGCAAATAAATGCTGCAACAGCCAGTGGTCTTCAGCAAAGTCAGCAG ACAGATGAGGATTCATTGGTTTATTCTGCACCAACCTTCACTGGTAGGAAAACTAGCAAAGGAGGGACAAGGGGTGCaaaagcagaggaggaagagagtaTCTACACTGACGTCAGGGCTCCGGGGCTGGATTAA
- the LOC141774864 gene encoding signal-regulatory protein beta-2-like isoform X3: protein MLRVGRCTDDQIFETKTVGVGDDVRLTCTRRFSGSLFWIRLVSGDIPKILGKTYGFERDPRITATEEPGTFVLHIRNARLSDTAVYYCVKTYQQKFTFLKGTDLRVEGPDPDITAAPPSDPVRPGASVTPQCSVLSDSENKTCPGEHSVCCFRAGSYQYRPSCNYTQGNGVKEHEKNSEGLSTKKCVYSFFKNVSSSDAGTYYCAVATCEEIFNGNSSKLEAEAVWDSQKHNTILVLLCAALAISLIVIAFLIYSIKKLKKKSCNVYNAAVVQINAATASGLQQSQQTDEDSLVYSAPTFTGRKTSKGGTRGAKAEEEESIYTDVRAPGLD from the exons aTGCTCAGAGTCGGGC GATGCACAGATGATCAGATCTTTGAGACAAAGACTGTTGGTGTTGGAGATGATGTGAGGCTGACTTGTACCCGCAGGTTTTCAGGAAGCTTGTTTTGGATCAGGCTTGTTTCTGGAGACATTCCTAAAATCTTGGGAAAAACCTATGGCTTTGAGAGAGATCCTCGCATTACAGCCACAGAAGAGCCTGGAACATTTGTTCTGCATATTAGAAATGCAAGGCTAAGTGATACTGCAGTTTACTACTGTGTGAAAACATACCAACAAAAGTTCACATTTTTGAAAGGAACAGACCTGAGAGTTGAAG GACCAGACCCTGATATCACCGCAGCCCCTCCATCTGATCCAGTCCGTCCAGGAGCCTCAGTGACTCCGCAGTGTTCAGTCCTCTCTGACTCTGAGAACAAAACGTGTCCAGGAGAACACAGTGTGTGCTGTTTTAGAGCTGGATCATATCAATATCGTCCAAGTTGTAATTATACTCAAGGAAACGGTGTTAAAGAACATGAAAAGAACTCAGAGGGACTCTCGACAAAGAAATGTGTCTACAGTTTCTTCAAGAACGTCAGCTCCTCTGATGCCGGGACTTATTACTGCGCTGTGGCCACGTGTGAGGAGATATTTAATGGAAACAGCTCAAAACTCGAGGCTGAAG CAGTGTGGGATTCGCAGAAGCACAATACAATCCTCGTTCTGTTATGTGCTGCTTTGGCTATAAGTCTGATTGTTATAGCCTTTCTCATTTATTCAATTAAGAAACTCAAGAAAAAATCGTGTAACGTTTACAACG CTGCAGTTGTGCAAATAAATGCTGCAACAGCCAGTGGTCTTCAGCAAAGTCAGCAG ACAGATGAGGATTCATTGGTTTATTCTGCACCAACCTTCACTGGTAGGAAAACTAGCAAAGGAGGGACAAGGGGTGCaaaagcagaggaggaagagagtaTCTACACTGACGTCAGGGCTCCGGGGCTGGATTAA
- the LOC141775889 gene encoding signal-regulatory protein beta-2-like, translated as TDDQIFEIKTVDVGDDVTLTCPRQESESQETLFWVRLVSGNFPEFLGGTFIFDYKAVNKTPRFTAEQGPGTFLLHIHETKPSDTGVYYCIKVNQLKMTFLKGTFLRIKGPEPDISAVIQDFTSDPVRPGDSVTLQCSVLSDSESKCPGEHSVFWFRARSDESHPSLIYAHGNGGECENSTEAHSPQKCVYSFSKNVGSSDAGTYYCAVATCGEILFGNGTKLDVEGECVSVIVVLCSSPSTPD; from the exons ACAGATGATCAGATCTTTGAGATAAAGACTGTTGATGTTGGAGATGATGTGACTTTGACGTGTCCTCGCCAGGAATCTGAATCCCAAGAAACTTTGTTTTGGGTCAGACTTGTTTCTGGAAATTTTCCTGAATTTTTGGGAGGAACGTTTATTTTTGATTATAAGGCTGTTAATAAGACTCCTCGCTTTACAGCAGAACAAGGACCTGGAACATTTCTTCTGCATATTCATGAAACAAAGCCAAGCGATACTGGAGTTTACTACTGTATAAAAGTAAACCAactcaaaatgacatttttgaaaGGAACATTTCTGAGaattaaag GACCAGAACCTGATATCTCTGCCGTCATTCAAGACTTTACGTCTGATCCGGTCCGTCCAGGAGACTCAGTGACTCTGCAGTGTTCAGTCCTCTCTGACTCTGAGAGCAAATGTCCAGGAGAACACAGTGTGTTCTGGTTCAGAGCCAGATCAGATGAATCTCATCCCAGTTTAATTTACGCTCATGGAAACGGTGGTGAATGTGAGAATAGTACCGAGGCTCACTCTCCACAGAAATGTGTCTACAGCTTTTCTAAGAACGTTGGCTCCTCTGATGCCGGGACTTATTACTGTGCTGTGGCCACGTGTGGGGAGATATTATTTGGAAATGGAACAAAACTGGACGTGGAAG gTGAATGTGTTTCTGTGATAGTGGTGCTCTGCTCCTCCCCTTCAACTCCTGACTAG